One window of Nicotiana tomentosiformis chromosome 11, ASM39032v3, whole genome shotgun sequence genomic DNA carries:
- the LOC104104738 gene encoding probable LRR receptor-like serine/threonine-protein kinase At4g30520 — translation MATMFLVLSLLLFSATVSFSYEARNHEVEALIAIRRSLNDPNGALSNWDEDSVDPCSWAMITCSSGNLVTALGAPSQGLSGVLSGMISNLTNLKQVLLQNNNISGHIPKELGKLPNLQTLDLSNNHFSGHVPESLGLLNSLQYLRLNNNSLSGAIPLSLARVPQLAFLDLSFNNLTGPIPKFPARTFNVVGNPLICGNHSTETCFGSVNPMPLSLSIDSTDKRSSKRLAVALGLSISFVSLFLIGFGFIFWKRNQNRKQSILNINDMQEEDLVRLGNLRSFTFKELQRATNNFSSKNILGAGGFGNVYRGKLGDGSFVAVKRLKDISGTAGESQFRTELELISLAVHRNLLRLIGYCATSNERLLVYPYMSNGSVASRLRGKPALDWNTRKRIAIGAARGLLYLHEQCDPKIIHRDVKAANVLLDDYCEAIVGDFGLAKLLDHADSHVTTAVRGTVGHIAPEYLSTGQSSEKTDVFGFGILLLELITGMRAFELGKTVNQKGAVLEWVKKMQQEKNVEALIDRELESNYDRIDVGEMLQVAILCTQYLPSHRPKMSEVVRMLEGDGLAEKWAASHNYDSNKTQIKHSMVPGNDDNDHDHDHLTMFGMMDDDYDTHAMELSGPR, via the exons ATGGCTACTATGTTTTTAGTTCTCTCTTTGCTTCTGTTTTCTGCTACTGTTTCTTTCTCTTATGAAGCTCGAAATCATGAAg TGGAAGCTTTAATTGCTATAAGGAGAAGTTTAAATGACCCAAATGGAGCTTTAAGTAATTGGGATGAAGATTCTGTTGATCCTTGTAGTTGGGCTATGATCACTTGCTCTTCTGGAAATCTTGTCACTGCACT AGGAGCACCAAGTCAAGGTTTATCTGGGGTTTTATCTGGGATGATATCAAACCTTACAAACCTTAAACAAGT TTTACTGCAAAACAACAATATTTCTGGGCATATTCCAAAGGAGTTAGGGAAACTGCCCAATCTTCAAACATTGGATCTGTCTAATAACCATTTCTCTGGTCATGTGCCTGAATCTTTGGGTCTACTAAACAGTCTTCAATATCT GAGGTTGAACAACAATAGCTTGTCTGGTGCTATTCCTCTTTCTTTAGCAAGGGTCCCTCAGCTTGCTTTCTT GGACTTGTCCTTCAATAATCTGACTGGACCTATTCCTAAATTTCCTGCCAGGACTTTCAA TGTTGTTGGTAACCCTCTGATTTGTGGAAATCACTCGACTGAGACTTGCTTTGGATCGGTCAACCCGATGCCACTTTCATTGTCTATTGATTCCACTG ATAAACGCAGCTCGAAAAGACTAGCTGTTGCACTGGGACTTAGCATCAGCTTTGTCTCTCTTTTCCTCATAGGCTTTGGATTCATATTTTGGAAAAGGAATCAGAACAGGAAACAGTCAATTCTTAACATTAATG ATATGCAAGAGGAGGATTTAGTTAGACTAGGAAATCTCAGAAGCTTcacatttaaagaacttcaaCGTGCAACGAACAATTTCAGCTCCAAGAACATTCTTGGTGCGGGTGGATTTGGCAATGTTTACCGGGGAAAGCTAGGGGATGGCTCGTTCGTGGCAGTGAAACGACTGAAAGATATTAGTGGAACTGCCGGAGAATCACAGTTCCGGACAGAATTGGAGCTAATTAGCTTGGCAGTACATAGAAATCTGCTCAGGTTAATTGGTTACTGTGCTACATCAAACGAGAGACTCCTCGTATATCCTTACATGTCTAATGGCAGTGTGGCATCAAGACTTAGAG GAAAACCGGCACTAGATTGGAATACTAGGAAGAGGATTGCAATTGGAGCTGCTAGAGGTCTTCTTTATCTCCACGAACAATGTGATCCGAAGATAATCCACAGAGATGTGAAGGCAGCGAACGTTCTATTAGATGACTACTGTGAGGCTATTGTTGGGGACTTTGGCCTCGCTAAGCTTCTTGATCATGCAGATTCTCACGTTACCACAGCTGTTCGTGGCACAGTTGGTCACATTGCGCCCGAGTACCTTTCCACCGGTCAATCATCCGAGAAAACAGATGTGTTTGGATTTGGTATCCTCTTGTTAGAGCTTATAACTGGGATGAGAGCATTTGAGTTGGGAAAAACAGTAAACCAGAAAGGAGCAGTACTTGAATGG GTTAAGAAAATGCAGCAGGAGAAGAACGTTGAAGCGCTCATCGACAGAGAGCTCGAGAGCAACTACGACAGGATTGATGTAGGGGAGATGCTACAAGTGGCTATACTTTGTACTCAATACTTGCCGTCCCACCGTCCCAAGATGTCCGAGGTGGTCCGAATGCTTGAAGGCGACGGCCTTGCTGAAAAATGGGCAGCCTCTCATAACTATGATAGTAACAAAACTCAGATTAAACATTCTATGGTCCCTGGAAATGATGACAATGATCATGATCATGACCATTTGACCATGTTTGGGATGATGGATGATGACTATGACACTCATGCTATGGAGCTTTCAGGTCCAAGATAA
- the LOC104110543 gene encoding oxysterol-binding protein-related protein 1B-like encodes MHSLCCNTDVADQNTPAAMPATISSSSNNIPLAKFLNMQQPRSPPSHTSKSRAAVNNGETEFSSDQLRPSSTTSSEFHSARMNDINVGNGISGILYKWVNYGRGWRPRWFVLHDGVLSYYKIHGRHKIVTNLETEKGSMIVGQKSFRRINTSPMSSSSRSHRRKPFGEIHLKVSSVRESRSDDRRFSINTGTKRLHLRAEIREDRHTWLEALVAAKKMFPTSDPVLETQMNENVVLSTEKLRQRLLEDGVSEVVIRDSEQIMRNEFVALHSHLLQLKRKQMRLLDKLGQLETEKVDLENTLIDEGHRQAKDRQTSSEVSLDKFRVFLGGSVSGSDNEEEESDDDVDADNLFFDAKDILSSSSTRSTDSDDGRSSFDSAVIEFHPSEDGLSSGTRFATSDYPYVKRRKKLPEPSQKEKGVSLWSMIKDNIGKDLTKVCLPVFFNEPLSSLQRCFEDFEYSYLLDQAYEWGKTGNSIMRILSIAAFAVSGYASTDGRIYKPFNPLLGETYEADYPDKGVRFISEKVSHHPMILACLCAGRGWKFWGDTNLKSKFWGRSIQLDPVGVLTLEFDDGEVFRWNKVTTSIYNIIIGKLYCDHYGTMYIRGNRDYSCKLKFKEQSIVERNPHQVHGVIHDKNGKRVATISGKWDESLHYSMGDSSSEDVGQDSESKSHLLWKRSKPSNYQTKYNFTRFAITLNELSPELKQRLPPTDSRLRPDQRFLENGEYDMADSEKLRLEQRQREASKMQERGWKPRWFAKPKGSDTYQYKGGYWEARETGKWESCPDIFGEISQVI; translated from the exons atgcaTTCTCTTTGTTGTAACACCGACGTTGCTGATCAGAACACGCCGGCAGCAATGCCGGCGACTATATCCTCTTCCTCAAATAATATACCACTAGCTAAATTCCTCAACATGCAACAGCCGCGGTCACCTCCTTCCCATACTTCCAAATCACGCGCCGCCGTCAATAACGGCGAAACCGAATTCTCCAGCGATCAACTCCGCCCGTCCAGCACGACGTCGTCGGAATTTCATTCGGCGAGGATGAATGATATTAATGTAGGCAATGGCATTTCGGGAATTTTATATAAATGGGTGAATTACGGAAGAGGATGGAGGCCGCGGTGGTTTGTTTTACACGACGGCGTTCTTTCGTATTACAAAATTCATGGGCGGCATAAGATTGTGACGAATTTAGAAACGGAGAAAGGATCGATGATCGTTGGGCAAAAATCGTTTCGGAGGATTAATACTTCGCCGATGAGCAGCTCTTCGCGATCTCACCGGAGAAAACCGTTCGGAGAAATCCACCTCAAG GTCTCATCAGTAAGGGAAAGTCGATCAGATGATCGGAGGTTTTCTATAAATACTGGCACAAAGAGGCTGCATTTGAGGGCAGAAATAAGGGAGGACAGACATACTTGGTTGGAGGCATTGGTTGCGGCCAAGAAGATGTTTCCAACAAGCGATCCTGTTCTTGAGACTCAAATGAATGAGAATGTGGTTTTGTCAACTGAAAAGTTGAGGCAGCGACTCTTGGAGGATGGTGTAAGTGAGGTTGTGATTCGGGACAGTGAGCAGATTATGAGGAATGAATTTGTAGCATTGCATAGTCATCTACTGCAGCTAAAGCGGAAGCAGATGCGACTGCTTGATAAATTGGGACAGTTGGAG ACAGAAAAAGTCGACCTCGAGAACACTCTTATTGATGAGGGTCACAGACAAGCAAAAGATCGTCAAACTTCTTCTGAAGTATCCCTGGATAAATTCAGAG TATTTCTAGGAGGAAGTGTAAGTGGATCTGACAACGAAGAGGAGGAAAGTGATGATGATGTAGATGCTGATAACTTATTTTTTGATGCTAAAGATATTCTTTCTTCGAGTTCCACAAGAAGCACCGATTCTGATGATGGAAGATCATCATTTGATTCTGCAGTCATAGAGTTCCATCCTTCTGAGGATGGTCTTAGTTCTGGTACTAGATTTGCCACATCTGATTATCCTTATGTTAAGCGGAGAAAGAAATTGCCAGAACCATCTCAGAAGGAAAAGGGAGTAAGCCTTTGGTCAATGATCAAAGATAACATCGGCAAGGATCTAACTAAAGTTTGTCTACCAGTGTTCTTCAATGAGCCACTCTCTTCTTTGCAGAGATGTTTTGAAGATTTTGAATACTCTTACCTTCTTGACCAAGCTTATGAATGGGGAAAAACG GGAAATAGCATTATGAGGATTCTTAGCATTGCTGCATTTGCTGTATCTGGATATGCTTCGACCGATGGAAGAATTTACAAGCCATTTAATCCGTTACTAGGAGAGACATATGAAGCTGATTACCCAGACAAGGGAGTACGTTTCATCTCAGAAAAG GTAAGTCATCACCCCATGATTCTTGCATGCCTCTGTGCGGGTCGAGGTTGGAAATTTTGGGGAGATACAAATTTAAAAAGTAAGTTCTGGGGTCGATCAATTCAACTTGACCCTGTTGGTGTCCTTACCTTGGAGTTCGACGATGGAGAAGTTTTTCGGTGGAACAAG GTTACGACTTCCATCTACAACATCATTATAGGAAAACTCTATTGTGACCACTATGGTACGATGTATATCCGAGGGAATCGAGATTACTCCTGCAAGCTAAAATTTAAGGAGCAGTCTATTGTGGAAAGAAATCCTCACCAG GTACATGGAGTCATACATGATAAGAATGGAAAAAGAGTGGCAACAATATCTGGAAAATGGGATGAGAGTTTGCATTACTCCATGGGCGATAGTTCATCAGAAGATGTAGGACAAGATTCTGAATCGAAGTCACATTTGCTTTGGAAGCGGAGCAAACCATCAAATTACCAAACAAAGTACAACTTTACGCGTTTTGCAATCACCTTGAATGAGCTCTCCCCTGAGCTTAAG CAAAGGTTGCCACCAACAGATTCAAGGCTGAGACCTGACCAAAGGTTTCTTGAAAATGGAGAATATGACATGGCTGATTCAGAAAAGTTGCGGTTAGAACAGAGGCAACGCGAG
- the LOC104110545 gene encoding S-adenosylmethionine decarboxylase proenzyme-like translates to MAGATTVSVIGFEGYEKRLEITFTEPPMFTDPNGLGLRALTRSQLDSILEPACCTIVSHLSNTEFDSYVLSESSLFIYPLKIILKTCGTTKLLLSIPRILKLAEKLSLGVDSVKYSRGTFIFQNYQLTPHRSFSEEVAFLNLFFKNGHAYVLGDLSSLSRNWHVYVANVGPRKLTNRTDEINVEMCMMCLKREKTAVFFKKSGEDFYEMTKMSGISEIIPSHEICDFEFEPCGYSMNGIDGAAYSTVHVTPEDGFSYASYEAMGLDLGSIGLEPLIKRVLTCFEPAEFSVAVTCHGGSQWDIFADVDGYSCDNCVKQDLPGGEYIVYRCFTMAAEAEGGCAVHAAANSDSKTADHSDSMMVAHCWKELVEAEAVRV, encoded by the coding sequence ATGGCTGGTGCTACTACTGTTTCTGTTATTGGTTTCGAAGGCTATGAAAAGCGCCTAGAGATCACATTTACCGAGCCACCTATGTTCACTGACCCAAACGGGCTCGGTCTCCGAGCCCTGACTCGGTCACAACTTGACTCAATCCTCGAACCCGCTTGTTGCACCATCGTGTCACACCTCTCCAACACTGAGTTTGATTCCTACGTACTCTCTGAGTCGAGTTTATTtatttaccctttaaaaataattttaaaaacttgtGGGACCACAAAATTGCTTTTGTCAATTCCTCGGATTTTAAAACTCGCCGAGAAACTTTCCCTCGGCGTTGACTCGGTCAAGTACTCACGTGGGACCTTCATTTTTCAAAATTACCAACTTACCCCTCACCGTAGTTTTTCCGAAGAAGTGGCatttttgaatttgtttttcAAAAACGGCCATGCTTATGTACTCGGCGATCTGAGCTCGCTAAGTCGGAACTGGCATGTGTACGTGGCAAATGTGGGCCCACGTAAGTTGACCAATCGGACGGATGAGATTAATGTGGAGATGTGCATGATGTGTTTAAAAAGAGAGAAAACGGCCGTCTTTTTCAAAAAATCGGGAGAGGATTTTTATGAAATGACCAAAATGTCCGGGATAAGTGAAATAATTCCGAGCCATGAGATTTGTGATTTTGAGTTTGAGCCTTGTGGATATTCTATGAATGGGATTGATGGTGCAGCGTACTCTACGGTGCACGTGACACCAGAGGATGGGTTCAGTTATGCCAGCTATGAAGCCATGGGGTTAGACCTCGGGTCCATTGGGCTTGAGCCGTTGATCAAGAGGGTGCTGACGTGTTTCGAGCCAGCTGAGTTCAGCGTGGCCGTCACGTGCCATGGTGGGTCCCAATGGGATATTTTTGCTGACGTGGATGGATACTCGTGTGACAATTGTGTCAAGCAAGATTTGCCAGGTGGCGAGTATATAGTCTATCGGTGTTTCACCATGGCGGCCGAGGCGGAGGGAGGATGCGCGGTCCACGCGGCCGCCAACTCCGATTCCAAGACAGCGGACCACTCCGATTCGATGATGGTGGCGCATTGCTGGAAGGAATTGGTGGAGGCGGAGGCGGTTAGGGTCTAA